tagatagataaatggatagacagatagatagatagactgacagacagacagacagacagataggtaagtaggtgggtaggtaggtgggtagattAGTACACTATTCCTTTCAAATAGATAGATTGTTAGTGAGGTAGACAGACGAACAAATAAACAGTTATATTGTTGATTTCAAatagacttaactcactcagtacggccagtcctcttttctcctctacacagacccctcggatgtccagtgggtgtctgaatgacccaacctttagcttccgtcgtcagaattgtggtattctttgtcaacattcacctcttcagtataagagccttccgcttgcaatattttgatgatggtaattggggtgaaacgctgttaacgtcgtctctttcgccgttcgtatggaaagagttaatgttgaTTCCAGTGAAGCCCTGGAATATCTAGTTTCAAACAAGCAAATGCTTATCAGCAGAAAACTGGTCTACCATTTTCAGAATGCTCTGGAAATACTGGAGCAACATGCAGAGTTTCGCAATGGTGACAGTGACTACTCCCGAGCACTGGCCTTCCGGCGGGCGTCTTGTGTGCTGAAAAGTTTGCCCTACAGAGTGCAGAGACTGTCACAGGTGGAGGGACTAAAGGATGTTGGTGAACATGCATTAAAAGTGATACAGGTACTTACGTTGTGTTGTATCCTATTTATGTGTCATAGTcatttaccctctctctctctctctctcagaaaagttgtttgtttttctcctgttTAAACATATATTGTTTGTATAACTCTTCAaaatccttttatttttttcttcttttttccatatTTGtagctgtaatttttttttttttttaaattctgggtCACATCCATTTCTCAGTAATATATGACTCACATTTGTTGTATTTTCTCTTGTCTACACGAATAtttgaataaacaatgaaaacaatagtTATAAGGAACAAATTAAATTCAGTTTcaatggaattcagtttttgtatTCCAGAGAACAGATATATAGAATTGGCGTTTTCCTTATTGAGAACAGCAGGCTTCTTAGAGCTTTTATGTTTCAGTTCCTGACAGAATCAAGACATGTGTCCACCAGATTTTAATGTCAGTGTGAGTTTTCATTGTTGTGGCCATTGATTATTTAGtccatcttttttgttgtttttttctttcattattgttttatttgtttctttgattattcatttatgtttcattcatttttcattttcagaGCATTCTTGAGGAGGGAGTTTCTGAAGAAGTACAGCAAATTACAAATGAATGGTTTCTGCTGATGAAAGTAGGTCACttaatttaactctttcaccaccatagacaACTTtattgactagacagtgcactgccataggggacttttgtcgacattgaggggtcatgttctcagaaagaaaagatctgagcacatcactcctctttgcaccatctccactggctacctgtctcacacagaataaagtacaagatcagcactctatgttataaatgtattcacaaatctgccccttcctatctctgtggctgccttcacttctacactccatcttgctctctacgatcggcttcggatctgctctgtttacgcatacccagattgaaacactcgactgttagccgccattctttctctgtctctggaccttgcagttggaatgaacttcctctttctcttcgtcaggtctccacactcagctctttcaagtctggtcttaaaacccacctcttcccaaaatagcctcccttccctgtctcttccttgtcttcagtttttccagttttagagttatacgtgtgtgaatgactggtgcgaaagcgctttgatttgtctctgcacaagattcagcactatgtaaatataataataattattatgatgatgttgataagactatttttcacattgtaacaaaacttgactgctgcagccagtttcccaccaattGAACAATGACTAACCCTTGCCCTCTAACtgagtttgaaatgaacaagCCCATTGTGTTTTGACATGATcagaagcctgtgactgagagcatcattttaaaaatatttgatgctggggagtgtttttcacacagaaacttggcggtgaaagagattAAGTTAATTTGAttaacttggcggtgaaagagattAAGTTAATTTGAttaacttggcggtgaaagagattAAGTTAATTTGAttaacttggcggtgaaagagattAAGTTAATTTGAttaacttggcggtgaaagagattAAGTTAATTTGATTTTGGATTCCAGATTCTTTTGGGTGTGTTATGCATACAGAAGTTGATAGTACTGCATTCAAATGCATAATAAAGGGAAACATCCAGTCGATAAAGATTGTTGAAATCCACAGATATTGTTTATTTGGAGCACAGATTTGGTCCCTtgatgtttgcgtgtgtgtgcatgttaaagaAGACTGACCCAGAATAGATCAAGAAAAGAGGGAAGATGTGGAGATAGATTTACAAAACTGGCTTTGTATGTGGTTTCATATTTCTGTAGATCTGTTCACTTTGCTCTGTGCAATCATGGTAATGCTGACGAGGAATTGGACAAACAGTTTACTTCGTTGTGGCTTGTGAttgatgatcccccccccccccccccccccccccccccaaccccccacccccacatctccccctaaaaaaatcatgaaaagtgCAAGCTAAGGTTACAGAGTTTTAAAACATCAAATTAACAATACGGATAGATGAAAACAAAGCAAGACAATTAATGGCCCACACAttttgtgttctgtattgttcCTCTCTGACACTGACAATGCAAAATGCATGTAATCAGTCCCACGTCCCCTGCTCTAgatctgtcagtgtcaacagGTGAAAAGTAGGTCTTCGCCAGATTCTAGACAATCTTTATCAATAATATAGCGCAGACAGTTTGCGTCAGTGATATTAATACAGCACACACTGCTTGatcttgcgtacgtgtgtgccaTGCACTGATTTCAGACTGTCAAAagaaatggtgtgtgtttgtgtgtgtgatacgccATGATGACAACATTTGTCAAATGAGCATTTTGTCATTCATATTAGTGCTGATGGTGGGTAGTAAACTGTTTCATGCCATACTGTTGCGTCTGACAACAATCATTTGAAATTAGAAGACAGCAAAGAATAGTAGATTATGTGGTTGTACAGAACAAGGGAGGCCAtgcacttgtctttttttttctttgtttttttctttcttttttttaattgtagatttagtgttttctttgatttttatgaatagactctctctctctctctctctctctctctctctctctctctctctctctctctctctctttccactgatGAACATGTTGATAAACAACTggcaatttacttatataaagccaTAGAAATTAGAAACATTGCAGTTGAGTTAGGTATTCTTTTACCCCCTTATTATTCTGTATAACAGAAATACCAATTGTAGCTGAGGATTGCTTTTCGcatttatctgtttttatttACATCATATGTCATATCTATAATCATCATATCTGAAATGTTTGTtgacatcgacgggcgcaatagccgaatggttaaagcgttggactttcattctgagggtcccgggtttgaatcacggtgacggcgcctggtgggtaaagggtggagatttttacgatctcccaggtcaacatatgtgcagacccgctagtgcctgaacccccattgtgtgtatatgcaagcagaagatcaaatacacacgttaaagatcctgtaatccatgtcagcgttcggtgggttatggaaacaagaacatacccagcatgcacacccccgaaaacggagtatggctgcctacatggtggggtaaaaacggtcatacacgtaaaagcccactcgtgtacatacaagtgaatgcagaagaagaagaaggttgttgatatcaccccttcatgagggtctAATGCCTgtgttgaataaaacatccatatccgtatctctctctctctctctctctctctctctctctctctctgtgttgttgtggTCTTTATATTTTCACTCTATCACCTACCACCAGTGGTTACCAAGTCTGATTTGCAGTTGTGAACAGAACTAAAATTGTAGTGATaatcttgttctttttttgaaTTACAATGGTTTTATTGTAGATTTATTTCATTTGATAGTCCTCCTTGTTAGTCTGTTTACAGAAAAAAGTAATTCAGTCAAAAATGCACACCCTGTTCCTGCACTCCCTTTGTCATTTCCAGTTTATTGTGTCCTAATCTTTTGGAGCACAGAGTTGCAGATACAGAAAATTTtgccctccgcaccccccccccccccccccccgccccttttttttttctctctctctttttttttcttcctttttttttcttctaggaaTGTTGAATTGACAGATGAAAATATTCCCAACAGGAATTCACAAGTGTCTTTGGAGTGGGGCCAGCAACTGCCAAGAAATGGATTGACAGAGGATGGAAGTCCATTGACGATGTGCGAGAGAGCGGTCATTACGGCAAAGATGAGCGTGTACATTGGGGTTGGTAGTCCATGAGACAGAGAGGTTATCTTtaagttttcttctctctctctctctctctctctctctctctctctctgccttgctctcacactgtctctgtctctatttctctctctttgtatctgcctctctctctgtgtctatctctctcctctctgtctctctctctctcaccgtcactcttcctctttctatctACCCTCTAGgggttgggtgtttgtgtgtgtgtgtgtgtgtgtgtgcgtgtgtgcacgcgcatgtgcgcgcgtgcatgctacAAACTATTTCAGCTTGTCATGTCTATTTTATTCTGGTCCTCTTCCTAAAGGGTTGCCACTGCACAGCgatacacaccacatctgcaaagcatcAGGGTCCACCCCTACTGGGAACAGATATCTTATTCTGCACACTCTGCTTCTGGTACATCAGGGAGATAAGATATGCAGAACACTGCTGGCACACCAAGGAGCACTGTGAAAATATGGGCATGACAGGACTGGGCACACAGTATGGATCTATTTGTCCTTATgacggtgttggtgtgttgcttgtttctgttttcagtgtgtgctgTGGAGATGTTGTgcaaagaggagggaggaagagagggactgaTTCTGGGATGATATAGCTGGGTTTTGCATTGTTTGGGTGTTGTAATGTGCGCAGTTacttgttttgggggtgtttgaaTTGGTTTTTGGGGGTGTTAATTATGGTAATTGAGTTAAGTATGTACTTTTGATGTTATGTCTTGTCATAGTTCGTCATGTTGGCTTCCTTAGTTGGACCAAAATGCATGTTTTAatgatatgaagaaaaaaaaaaaagtggtgaatGAAGtgttcattatgattattataggGAAGATCAGTGAGTAAAATATGTTTAGCGTGGAAAATAGGCCGTATGCAATGCTACTTGTCATTTTAATGAATTGTGTGGGGCTTGTCTGGTGGCATGTCATTCAGATGGTCCGGTTCAGTATAATGCTGATGATGGTTCAGGGAGACTGGCTGTGTGTACTGCATATGGGACTGAAGCCTATAACAATATAGACAAGACCTTGGGGACAGGGGGCAAGCgtttggttggggaagggggaaaaaaagagcagCATGTTCTTTTTTACCACAAAATGGTTCAGCAGAATATATTTTACATGCTTTAGGTTTGTAGATGTGCATGGGATTTACctgcctttctgtttgtcactTTCTCAGTTCCTGGTGTTGGTGTAGCACGTTGTCGTGCttgtttcatttatcatatatagCTGGTACTCTAAACCTTCTAATGTCCATAACGTCCATCCTCCATTTTTGGTTAAAAATTGTTTTCATGGTGAAACACTTCTGATACCTTGTAAACGCCCgttcaccacaaaaaaaaaagatcatttagTTTGCTCTTTATGATCATATTGCTCTACGAAGCAGTGCTGATTTAGATCTAGAGACTTTATCTCTAATTTAACGCATGCATGAAATGTCAATGTGTCTTTAAAAAAACCAAGTTGAGAGTATTACTAACTCCATGAGGCAGTGTTGCCTTGTTTCAGTAGCTAGTGTTGTCTTCTCACTCCCATCCTAGCCAGTGTGGTACTGTTAAACCAAGTAACAGAATGTGCTCCTGCAAAGGATAAGGTGCCCTGTAAATGCCCACTCCAGGGTGACATTTGTGAAAACTGGGGATGGGCACATACGAGGCAGTTTGCTGTATTTGTATTAGTACAttggttgcttttgttttggggAGATAATTTGCATACATAATACTGATGGTGTTTCAGGACTGGCTTTTCATGAGGACCTAACGAGCCCAGTTAGCATGAGGGAGGCTGACAGGTTTCTCCAGATCGTCAAGACAGAGGCTGAGAAAATTTTACCAGGAGTTGTCGTCACTTTGACTGGGGGCTTCAGAAGGTGTGTGGAATCTCTGCATATGTCTGTTTATGTACCTCATACTTGCTTTCATTTTCTGTATGTCCACTGCCATTGTTATAACAATATTTTGTAGCGTTTTGGCGTAATCTGCGGAGTAGTCGGGTGCAGCTGAAAATAAAGCATCATCCTATAACACATTTCTGtgtaattttgtttttctctcaaacTTTTTCTCCCCTTAAGTTATACAGAATCAGTgggtgtttttttattgttttattctttAGGATCAGTATTTATGGTGCTTTCAGGTCTGATAATTATGGCCCTGCtataaacaataacaataatgcagTTGTGACATGTTTCAGAGGCAAGCAATCAGGCCATGATGTGGACATCCTTCTGACACACcccagggagggggaggaggcgggccTGCTGGCGGCCTTGCTGCAGGCCCTGGTGAGACAGGGGCTGGTGCTGATGGGCCGCCTGGAGGCCAGCACCTTCACCCCAGACTGCCTCACCTCAGACTCCAAGCTGCTGGCCCTGCGGGGACAGTTGGACCACTTTGAGAAATGGCTGGGCATCTGCAGGTTTGAGAGCGCCACAGAATCAACCGGGGGTCACAGTGACGATGTGAGCACCGCAACAGAGAAGTGTGAGAAAGAATCCGAGACAGTTGCTGGTGGTTTGAACACAGGCATGTCAAGTAAAGGTCCTGAACCATTGTGCGGTGATAAGGGCAGTGCTGGCAGTGGGGAAGGTAGCAGGCTGCACCAGAATGACACGCAAGATTTGAACCAGAAACACCCGTCCAACATCTGTTCACAAACAGCGCACAAACAGGGTTTTGAGCCAACTGGGAAATGCACTAACAAACATAAGCTTGAACCTTGTGAGGGAAACGTCTGTGAACCCAAACCCAAGCAGTTGAAGAACAGGGACAAACACCAGTGTCCCTTCGAGCTGGCTGGATCAGAGAGGACGTGGAAGGCCCGTCGTGTGGACTTGATCGTGTGCCCCTACTCCCAGTATTACTATGCTCTGGTGGGGTGGACTGGGAACAAGCACTTCAACCGAGACCTGCGGCTGTACGCTCAAAAGGAACTCCACATGAAGCTGACCAGCCACGGTTTGTGGGACTTGGAGAAGGTAAGACTGCACATGGAATGAATGATTGGCTTTGAACTGTCGGGTACAGTGACTGCTTATTTCAGTTGAAATTCTTCTACTGTTGTTCAagatggttggttttttttgtttggttggtttggttggggtttttttttttgcaccttgtgtgtatgcataggCATATTTTTGTTGAACATTAAGAATGGgatggatgaaacaaaacacacaggcatgcattCAGATCtttaatcagtcaatcagttcATGATTGTTTGACTGATATATcaattttgatttgattgaaataCCAATTTCAAGTGTTAAAGATATTTGCACAAGAGTTCAAGTGTTACCAGCCCCCACTGACAACTGGGAGGATACAGGCACGAGCTGTGAGAGTTGTTGGTTTCATTCAGCCCATGGCCGGCCCCTACCTAGAGTTGAGTGGGACCACATAGTCACAGTCAAGGGatgctgctcaaatttcctgaccaacactgcaggtgtttgCATCTTGGGTGTTTTGAATGTTATATGAAAagaaacgtagagtacagccttgtcgtgTAGTGCCCAAACGGAATATAACTCCACAGCagcatcatgtcatcatcatcatttatcatcagttaAAGAAATAATCACTAATACTGTGGCGTTTCATGCCTTGTTATTATGGTCAGCTCGGTCTTGATTTCTTCTCCACTTCCATGCCTGCAGTGAATTCCTGTCAAAGCTTTTGGAAGATTGATTAAGgattgttgttggagggatgtggtggcagtctTTTTTCCAGCTTACTCAGTCTGGATCGGTGATAAAAGGATTACTGGCATCAGCAGAGGGCCTGGTAGGTGGTGTCTTGCGTATTTTGAATCAGAACGGGCTCTGCTCAGTAACCAACAGAGTGACTGCAGCAGTGCAAGGCCTTtgctggtgtgtgtcctcattacAACCAAATATTGATAGTTCATGTGGACTGCTGACAGACGAAGCTGTGTGTGGCTATTGGGCGACTCCGAGTGAGCGGTGTGAgagtgatggcacacacacacacacacacacacacacacacacacacacacacacacatcgctccccccccctcctacacatcCAACTTTTGAAACAAAGCAAATAAAAAGAGTTAGGAACACAGTTCCCTTTGCCCATCCAAGTAACATGTGCAGAGCCAACCTCAGCCAATTCTTAAGGGGAAATAAGCTCATCTTCATCAGCGTCATCAGGGAATCCAGGTCATCCATCACCTTGGCAGCAAATTACTTTGCTTGTTGTATCAGCATCTGACATCTTCAGGGAATGCACATGGAAAGACAGAGGTTACAAGAGGATATGTGTTGCCCTTTAGAAAGCTAGCTgctacaaagacagagagacctagACTGGAGATAAACAAGTAGACAACAGACATGTAGGAAACTGACAAGTCAGTCTTCTTGAGACAGACCTAGACATTACATAGACCAGTAGATACAGATTTGTAGGAGAGTGACTTGTGTTGTCAGTATTCTTGAGACAAGGTGAGATACAAGATACACTGCCAGTATTAATAGACCTGTAGGAAATGGACAAGGGATGAAGTTTGTGTCCTTTTGTCTCCCAGTTGACCATACATCTGAATatggaacattttttttctggcaaACATATTGCATACCATTTAAATGGATATTTTAGAGTGCTAGATGGCATATATTGATGAACTGAGAAGTATTGGGATGATACATTTATACTGAATAACAGCTAGACTGGGGAGGAAAACAAATGTTGCAAATGATTctatatagatataatatatTTTTGATATTTGTTCTTCTACTGTCAAACCACCCATACGCAAAGGCATGAGCATGTGTTGTCTACCACATCTtacacatgcattcacatgcTGAAATGACCATAAgatgcatgcttgtgtatgtgcaagTAACTCTGGACATGGGTATGTTGCAGCAAAGGGCAGTGCCAGCCAGCAGTGAAGCAGAAGTGTTTGACAACTTGAAACTGGTCTACAGGGAGCCCTCTGAGAGAAActgctgacaacaacaaacatgcgATTAGATTAGCCTTTTGTATAGTTTCCCACGTATATAAGAAGATTAGTGTTGAATTAGTCCTTTGTTTAGAATCCCCATATGATTTGTCCTCAGTTTGTTGTATGAAATATTTGTAAGGAGATgaaaacacatgcatgtatgcatgcttatgtacacacacacgcatacacacacacacacacatacacgcacacatgcactcagacatatctccccagcccctcccccctcagccacacatacagacactcacagacagatgcactcagacacaaacagacatacacacacagagggcagggTGGATAGATGGAAGAGACTGAATCATCTGCAACACCAAAGGTTGAAGATGCcagaccccaaccccccccccccccccccccccccaaaaaaaaaaaaaaaaaacactcttgaAATTTGTCCTTGTCACACATAATGTTCAACATTGTCATGTATGTACTGGACCCATACAATGCAAAGAGACTAAAGAAGAACCATTAGAAACAGATCATCTTTCTGCTcaggcatgttttgttttgtccacagTACAATGTGCATAGAGTGATTTTTGAGTTGTGTACTTTGTTGGTTATGTTAgtcatgtgctgtgtgtatttACAGGTAGAGTCCATTATTAGCCAGCGCGGGAATGTGTTTTGAAGTGTGTTAATGATACAGTTTATTCTGTGGAATGAAACAGGGCCATGTACTGTGTGATGATATTGTTTCCTCCttattcactgtctctctttctttttttttctcttttttttttttttctttttttgttttttttgtctgttcttttgtttttgccttgtctttttctctccttctgtgaatgtgggtgagtggttgtctgtctgtccctcacttcccctcctctctctctctgtctctccctctctctctctctctctctgttatttttttATGCCATATTTGTATATTAGACACAATCCTGCATCATTTCCTTGTGATTGTGTGCACTAAATGGAACATCCTTACGCACAATaatctaaactctctctctctctctctctctctctctctctctctctctctctatatatatatatatatatatatatgtatgatttatgtgtatctctctctctctctctctctctctctctctctctctatatatatatatatatatatatatatatatgtgtgtgtgtgtgtgtgtgtgtgtataatcttaACATTGTCTTAAAACCTACAAGTGGAAAAATACCAGACACTGCCTGTGGGGTCAGTTACAAGGGATGATAATCCACAGGGGACTATAAGCCTGTTGGGCTAATTAGATGATGCATGATATGAATGTTAAGGAGTGAATAATCCAGTCccagatgtttttgttttccatattTTTAGAATTTTTGTTTAAAGTTGATGAAGTGTCTCGGTTTAACTTTTAACGTTTTAAACTGATTTGCACTTCCAGTGGGGTTGTGATTtcacaaatctgtgtgtgtgtgtataaatatatatagatagatagatagatagagatatatatatgtatatatcttattCAGCACATAAATATTCATTGCTGCAATGATAGTATGATGTTACATAAtttcaaacaagaaaagaagagtgTAAGTACCCTCATTCAGAAAGGTTTGAATGACATGTTGAAATATATTGCAATTCTTTCATTTTGCCTGTGtgggtgtgcgcatgtgcatgcgtgcatgtgtgtgtagtgtgtgtgtttaaaatcgcTGTACATATGTGTTTGATGCTGATGTGTAGTTTTTAACTTGTACCCTGTCACATCAGATGCAAGGCAACTCCAGATaaatcacatcaaatcaaattgCCACAGTGAGTAATTTCTGGTCTGTCTGACCCAACTGAGGACAAAAGCACAGCGTCTACGCAAAAAGTCACACAACAAATATTTTTTTGCTCTTGCTTTCAATACTGCGTGCTCTGCCGCCTCCTGTCCCCTGTGTTCTGATCAGCATTTGTCTTGCCTTCCCCATTCACTTGGATCGTTTTGGCTCTTGAAGGTCTCTCAGACTTTTTGGTCTCTGAGTGTTTGGAGACTGCACAGAAGGGGAACTGTCCTTCGCTCAGCGATTGATTATTGATTTTCTGGTTATCTTCGACTTTTAGTGTAGTGGATGAATGATGATTTTAGAGTGAAAGTTGGCGAAAGGAGAGGGAGTTTGGGGGTGTCCCGGgcaggagagactgagagagagagagagaacttattgTGAATATTTTCTCACTCCCCTATGGCTTTGAATCTCTTGTGATATGCATGATTGTGGATGTTATCAATGGAACAAAAATCCATTTCATTAACACTTTTAagttacaatcacacacacacacacacacacacacacatacatatgcacacatgcacgcacgcgcacgcacgcatgtacgcgcgtgcacacacacacacacacacacacacacataaattatctTTTTGAAATGATCAAACATAGGATGTGCTTGTTTCGCACGCATCACAATAAAGGACAGCAAATCTTTTTTTATGACAAAAATAGTGTCTTAAAGATTCTATCAAGCCGCCCTCAGCGACgtgaaataccaccaccaccaccacaagagcTGACTTTTCGCTGCATGCTCTGTCGCCTCTTGTCCCCTCTATCCGTCTCCATTGCCTCCCCCGTGCACTTGGATCATTTCAGCTCCTGAAGACCTCTGCAAGTTCTGAAGTCTCTCACAGACTGTTTGGTCTTTCTGGTTGTTTTGAGACTGCACTGCATGGGTATTAACTGTCCTTCGCTCTGCGATTGATTGTCAGGCTATCTTCGACTTTTGGTAGTGGTTGAATGATAGTTATAGAGTGAAAGTTGGCGAGAAGGGGAGGGTTTGCTGGGGGTtccagggaggggagagagagagagagagagagagcaacttctTTGTAGTGGATCTTTTCTCACTCACCAGTTAGTCTTGATGATAAAACCTTTGATTTTGTATCTTTTGTGATATGCATGATTATGGACTTTATCAAAGGAACATAAATCAATTTCGTTAACGCTCTTaagccactcactcacacatattgcgcgcgcgcacacacacacacacacacacacacacgcacacacacactcgcacgcacacacacacacacacacacacacacacacacacacactacgtatcCACGAAATAACCCAACACAGTACGTGCAtttttcacacacatcacagaaaaGGACAGCTAATCTTTTATCACAAATAAGTCTCCAAAGATCCTATCAAGCCGCCCTCAGCTACgtgaaataccaccaccaccacaa
The sequence above is a segment of the Babylonia areolata isolate BAREFJ2019XMU chromosome 19, ASM4173473v1, whole genome shotgun sequence genome. Coding sequences within it:
- the LOC143294067 gene encoding DNA-directed DNA/RNA polymerase mu-like; the protein is MAAAQPADNSESSDGIIYIMPQRIQKSMLRDINNGVKRTNLRICEKYREEVSHIVTQYTEREQVVRQLKRDGADVPDDGSFDRVKVVTLAWLSACLKAGRMVDVEKKHVVKCSSSTMTQKTQETTQALASDQGRASQTGVALWACQRSTPLNHFNHKFTNALEILEQHAEFRNGDSDYSRALAFRRASCVLKSLPYRVQRLSQVEGLKDVGEHALKVIQSILEEGVSEEVQQITNEWFLLMKEFTSVFGVGPATAKKWIDRGWKSIDDVRESGHYGKDERVHWGLAFHEDLTSPVSMREADRFLQIVKTEAEKILPGVVVTLTGGFRRGKQSGHDVDILLTHPREGEEAGLLAALLQALVRQGLVLMGRLEASTFTPDCLTSDSKLLALRGQLDHFEKWLGICRFESATESTGGHSDDVSTATEKCEKESETVAGGLNTGMSSKGPEPLCGDKGSAGSGEGSRLHQNDTQDLNQKHPSNICSQTAHKQGFEPTGKCTNKHKLEPCEGNVCEPKPKQLKNRDKHQCPFELAGSERTWKARRVDLIVCPYSQYYYALVGWTGNKHFNRDLRLYAQKELHMKLTSHGLWDLEKQRAVPASSEAEVFDNLKLVYREPSERNC